Genomic segment of Pelmatolapia mariae isolate MD_Pm_ZW linkage group LG6, Pm_UMD_F_2, whole genome shotgun sequence:
TGAGTTTGTTGTGGAAAAtccttcctctgcagatgaaaaGATACCATCAAAGACGGAATTCTTCCTCCTTGTTGGTGCTGGTGAGTGtactttttgatttattttaggTTTAGCATTAAACTACACTTACACTTTCCAAACCATATTACAGTGCTAAGatgaagctttttttctttggggATGTAAAATGCGTAACATGGTGTCTCAGCAGTGCCTCAAACATCTTAAAAGTTTAACAGAGCAGTTAAactctgttgttttttcctaAGTATGGCACATTTCCTCCTTAACATATCATGCCAGACTCATGCACATAATAAAATCAGATTTGGAACTTGATCCTTACTAGTGGCACCCATATCCATTATATGACTTTTATTCCCTTTCCCATTGGAGATGTCCCTGAGTCAGTGGATACTTATCCAGAGTACGTGATAGAGAGATGTGCTGGGGGTTCAGCGGTACTCCCCTGCCTCCCCCAACGTGGGGAAGGCTTGGTCGTGGAGGGGGTGATTCTAAAGAGGCAGAAGGGTCGGGGACCTGTAGAGCTGCTGTACAACTCAAAGCAGCACCACAGCGGCAGCcgttcttcctcctcctctcagttccctGTTGAGAGGGTCCAGTTGTCCTCTGCGCCCGGCCCCGGCGGCATCACCTACAACCTCaccctgcagcagctgcagccagAAGACAGTGCTTTGTACAGCTGCCAGCTGCTTCTGCACGGTCAACCCGATAGCAGTACCAGCCTAGGGAGACGTGTATTCTTTATTTCTGTACAAGGTGGGTCACATCACAGTGAGGGTTTCTCACCAGGTGACTTCAGCTGGCTGGCATTTGCTGTTCAAGATGAAATAAAAACTTCTTTCCATACTAACTGTGAAAATTTCTAGCTTTTACTAACGAAGCTGCCACTGATGATGTAATCAATAACACTGTGTTGCTGTGGGGCTTTTACAGCCAGCAAAGCTTATGGTCTATATTAGTTTCACATCAACAATGTTCCAATgccttttgcacattttttttctctataggCATGTGAAAAACTGATAACACAAAGGCAATAGCAGAAATTAATATATTGTGCATGTGAGATAAGTTTAATAAGGTGCTAACCAAATCAATCTGATAGCACTAGTGATGAGAACAGGAATATTTCTGACTCATTTCCTTTGATGGTATCTGGTATTGAGGGGTTGTTTCCGAATGTAGTGTGAAGTATATCCTTTAAGCTTATCTTCAATTTGGAAACAACTGaacactttttgttttattattctaATGAAGTCTTATTTTAAAGTTGTAATGATTTGTGTCATGATGTTCTACATTTTCCCCTCTGTAAACAGATATCCTCCAATCTTCAGCAGGTTTAGGGATGTGTACACTTTGTTTTTAAGGCTTTAAAGGTCATTGTGCTGCTTAGCATATCTCCTGCTTTTAATGTGCAAACCAAATCTTATCAGATGTTTGATAACATTTGCCTATTTATGAACACTTAggggattttttattcttatcTTTGGAGCTGTTTATCCTAAAGTTTACAGAAGTTTCCACACTATCTGATATCCTTTTGAGATATATTATTCGAACTGCAGCTTAAAACTAAGAAGGAAGTgacttctgattctgattctgattgtgtgtctgtgttgaaGAAAGGGGAATGGTATGGagtttcacattttaaacatgtcTTCCTCTTTCTGCTTCTCCACAGGTGGTCATTGGTGCGGTTGCTCCAGTTACTCCTCTCTGCTGTACGTTTTGTCATCAGCTGTGGgcgttctcctcctcctcctgctcctcactgGATGTGTGTTATGTAAAGTGAGTGTCTTTATTTGATTGTGATGTGCTACCTTGAGTATGCTCGTACACAGGGGCAAGAGAGTGAAATCTAACTGAAGCATTAGCACAAACAGCACCTGTTTGTTAAGATCATGGCTGATCTGCAGCTCACCACAGAAACCGCACTGGTTTCACAACTTTGTGCAGCCAGTTATCAACATGTTTGTCTTAAAGTTCAGTGAAGAACACTTTCAAAaaccctcttcttcttcttcttagttTAATACATTTGTATTATTTGCTTAAATTATGTGCTTAAATTGGCCTTTATTTTTTCCAAGAAATGGCAAGGGTCATGTCAGAGTCAGGTTAAGAGTTCCCACTAAGGATGTCGCCTTGAGAGAAAATGACAAACTTTGATTTTGACACAGGAAATTGAGAATGTGTGTTAAGTCTCTACCCTTCTgtgattttctttatttgacttctcctcctctctcaatGATTGTCAGGGCAAAGCACGCCACAATGCGAAGTCACATAGTCCGGCCCCTATCTACGAGGAGATGAAGTCTCCCAGTCAAAAAGAGGCCCCTCTCCGTCTGAAGGACATGGGGTGCTCCGAGTACAGAGACAGCCCAGTGAAGAGATCCTCGTCAGAGAACCACTATGAAACTCCAAGAGCAGCTCTCAACAGCATCAGAACCTAGAGCGACTTGTCAACTCAGCTTTTCAAGACACTCGCAACTCCAGTTAACACACAGAAGAAAATGTTGCAGTTGGACATTTGTGCCTGAACTTGGGTGGTGGGGGTCAGTTCACTTTCTGGTTTGGCGTAAATATTTTTCTGGCTATGTGCATCCTTTGTAATATTTTATTGATCTGCTATAATAAAATCCATCTTGAAATTCAAAGCGGGTTTGTCGTGATGTGCATGTGGAGGTTTTTTCTGCACacgttt
This window contains:
- the LOC134628625 gene encoding uncharacterized protein LOC134628625 isoform X1, with translation MIWIQYLAFLWALVITQIGFAHSEIRFLKRHEGESVVLPCEIEQRYPAPWGVYLKRTWLNHKEVLFKHTKEDFTVDNSADKSRISVSGDPSLHSLNITISQLNTSDTDRYYCEFVVENPSSADEKIPSKTEFFLLVGADVPESVDTYPEYVIERCAGGSAVLPCLPQRGEGLVVEGVILKRQKGRGPVELLYNSKQHHSGSRSSSSSQFPVERVQLSSAPGPGGITYNLTLQQLQPEDSALYSCQLLLHGQPDSSTSLGRRVFFISVQGGHWCGCSSYSSLLYVLSSAVGVLLLLLLLTGCVLCKGKARHNAKSHSPAPIYEEMKSPSQKEAPLRLKDMGCSEYRDSPVKRSSSENHYETPRAALNSIRT
- the LOC134628625 gene encoding uncharacterized protein LOC134628625 isoform X2, whose amino-acid sequence is MTAHSEIRFLKRHEGESVVLPCEIEQRYPAPWGVYLKRTWLNHKEVLFKHTKEDFTVDNSADKSRISVSGDPSLHSLNITISQLNTSDTDRYYCEFVVENPSSADEKIPSKTEFFLLVGADVPESVDTYPEYVIERCAGGSAVLPCLPQRGEGLVVEGVILKRQKGRGPVELLYNSKQHHSGSRSSSSSQFPVERVQLSSAPGPGGITYNLTLQQLQPEDSALYSCQLLLHGQPDSSTSLGRRVFFISVQGGHWCGCSSYSSLLYVLSSAVGVLLLLLLLTGCVLCKGKARHNAKSHSPAPIYEEMKSPSQKEAPLRLKDMGCSEYRDSPVKRSSSENHYETPRAALNSIRT